The Methanoculleus marisnigri JR1 genome window below encodes:
- a CDS encoding MATE family efflux transporter, whose amino-acid sequence MPTSDSEDDTPASSNQTEGTKILLADPKTAILRLSLPMMIAMTLMTLYNVVDAFWVAGLGADALAAVGFAFPLFIITIGLASGLGTGGEAALARTIGARDRAGASSVAMHTLLLMTVLAVAVTIPLYLFAHDIFVLMGAGDAVGLATEYARILFMGTFALLFGEVAYALMHGEGDAKRTMYAMAAGAVANIALDPILIYGLDMGIGGAAWATILAEVIAAVPMVYWLFVKRDTYISLRFREFSPDAAVARNVLGVGLPAAAEQLALALMALILNGVIVLIASTDGVAVYSVGWRVVSIGLTPILAISSAVVAVTGATYGARAYARMETALRFAARLGLGIGLGLAVATFAFAPRIAALFTAGDTAGIAPELTTYLQVMSLVYPMVGFGLFSASFFQGTGLGARSLTITVLQNVVLSILFAWIFAAGLGLGLSGIWWGVAAGNAIGAALGYAWARRYSAGLQIRQAGATAA is encoded by the coding sequence ATGCCGACAAGTGACTCGGAAGACGATACACCCGCAAGTAGTAACCAAACAGAAGGAACAAAGATACTCCTCGCCGATCCGAAGACCGCGATCCTCCGGCTCTCCCTGCCGATGATGATCGCGATGACCCTCATGACCCTCTACAACGTCGTCGACGCGTTCTGGGTCGCGGGTCTCGGTGCAGACGCTCTTGCCGCTGTCGGGTTCGCATTCCCGCTCTTCATCATAACCATCGGGTTAGCGAGCGGCCTTGGAACCGGCGGGGAAGCGGCGCTCGCGCGGACGATCGGTGCTCGCGACAGGGCCGGTGCGAGCAGTGTTGCGATGCACACCCTTCTCCTGATGACCGTGCTCGCCGTCGCCGTCACCATCCCGCTCTACCTCTTTGCCCACGATATCTTCGTCCTCATGGGAGCGGGCGACGCCGTCGGTCTAGCCACCGAGTATGCGCGAATCCTCTTTATGGGGACGTTTGCCCTCCTCTTCGGCGAGGTCGCCTACGCGCTCATGCACGGTGAAGGAGATGCAAAGCGGACGATGTACGCCATGGCGGCGGGAGCGGTGGCGAACATCGCCCTCGACCCGATCCTGATCTACGGGCTCGATATGGGGATCGGCGGCGCAGCGTGGGCGACCATCCTCGCGGAGGTCATCGCCGCCGTCCCGATGGTCTACTGGCTCTTCGTGAAGAGAGATACCTACATCTCGCTCCGCTTCCGGGAGTTCTCCCCGGACGCTGCAGTCGCACGGAACGTCCTGGGGGTTGGTCTCCCCGCCGCAGCCGAGCAACTGGCACTCGCCCTGATGGCCCTGATCTTAAACGGCGTCATCGTCCTCATAGCGAGCACCGACGGCGTCGCCGTATACTCGGTCGGGTGGCGGGTCGTGAGCATCGGTCTGACGCCGATCCTCGCCATATCCTCGGCGGTGGTCGCGGTCACTGGCGCCACCTACGGGGCACGGGCGTACGCACGGATGGAGACCGCACTCCGGTTCGCCGCACGGCTTGGTCTCGGGATCGGTCTCGGGCTTGCCGTGGCCACGTTCGCCTTCGCCCCCCGGATTGCCGCACTCTTCACGGCGGGCGACACCGCCGGGATTGCTCCCGAGCTGACGACCTACCTCCAGGTCATGAGTCTCGTCTACCCCATGGTCGGGTTCGGGCTCTTCTCGGCGTCGTTCTTCCAGGGGACGGGGCTTGGCGCACGGTCTCTAACGATCACGGTTCTGCAGAACGTCGTCCTGTCCATCCTCTTCGCCTGGATATTTGCAGCCGGTCTCGGGCTCGGCCTCTCCGGCATCTGGTGGGGAGTTGCCGCAGGGAACGCGATCGGCGCGGCGCTCGGGTATGCCTGGGCGCGCCGGTACTCGGCAGGGCTCCAGATCAGGCAGGCCGGAGCGACGGCGGCGTGA
- a CDS encoding ATP cone domain-containing protein produces MPSVFLEVIELVDVVKADGRREPFVREKVTVSALKSGAPPEEARAIGEAVERIAYDGMPSGEIRRRVLEQLHDRNPEWEENWRIYDRAVKKRGAAAVGLPAR; encoded by the coding sequence CCGTCTTCCTCGAGGTGATTGAACTGGTCGATGTTGTCAAGGCCGACGGCAGGAGAGAGCCGTTCGTGCGGGAGAAAGTGACCGTGAGCGCGCTGAAATCGGGAGCGCCGCCGGAGGAGGCAAGGGCGATCGGCGAAGCCGTCGAACGGATCGCCTACGACGGAATGCCTTCCGGCGAGATCCGGCGCCGGGTGCTCGAGCAGCTCCATGACCGGAACCCGGAGTGGGAGGAAAACTGGCGCATTTACGACCGCGCCGTCAAGAAACGCGGTGCGGCGGCCGTGGGGTTGCCTGCCCGCTGA